In Aspergillus luchuensis IFO 4308 DNA, chromosome 1, nearly complete sequence, the following are encoded in one genomic region:
- a CDS encoding uncharacterized protein (COG:S;~EggNog:ENOG410PRQZ;~SECRETED:SignalP(1-17)): MKLPLLVTFFSATLSYAVPIANTTTICGPDEAIIFLNNNTTKTIKKADLKSQIPNLTYLSSANNDSTPPLLITSASSHRNNTTTKRGSSTNLIIPLEPQSFLGWDIAMSTITHANQAPVTLAIQSGQSIANSITTGASADFSLIEDFLSVTTSISYQHTTTSTITGTVTMTIPKGKWGAIVSNPLTHRTRGYVFNGEPGNGGTFEYYQADSYEDTSYTYGEGKLEWVKGVVTTCLGDGYPLKRCEGDGVLE, translated from the coding sequence ATGAAGCTCCCACTCCTCgtaaccttcttctccgcaaccCTTTCCTACGCCGTGCCAATCGccaacacaaccaccatctGCGGTCCCGACGAAGCAATCATCTTCctaaacaacaacaccactaAGACCATCAAGAAAGCCGACCTCAAGTCCCAGATCCCAAACCTCACCTACCTGTCATCCGCCAACAATGACAGCACACCACCCCTGCTCATCACCAGCGCCTCCAGCCACAggaacaacaccaccactaaGCGCGGAAGCTCCACAAATCTGATAATTCCTCTGGAACCGCAGAGTTTCCTCGGCTGGGACATCGCCATGTCGACCATCACGCACGCCAACCAGGCCCCCGTCACCCTTGCCATCCAATCCGGCCAATCCATCGCAAACAGCATTACGACCGGCGCCTCGGCCGACTTCAGTCTCATCGAGGACTTTCTCTCTGTGACCACCAGTATCAGCTACCAGCACACCACGACGAGCACGATCACTGGCACCgtgacgatgacgatccCCAAGGGTAAATGGGGCGCGATTGTGAGTAATCCGCTAACGCATCGGACTCGTGGGTATGTGTTCAATGGGGAGCCGGGCAACGGCGGCACATTTGAGTATTATCAGGCGGATAGCTATGAGGATACTAGCTATACATACGGTGAGGGGAAGCTGGAGTGGGTCAAGGGGGTGGTTACGACTTGCTTGGGGGATGGGTATCCGTTGAAGAGGTGTGAGGGGGATGGTGTTTTGGAGTGA
- a CDS encoding MDR family MFS transporter (COG:G;~EggNog:ENOG410PFZ6;~InterPro:IPR020846,IPR011701,IPR036259;~PFAM:PF07690,PF06609;~TransMembrane:11 (o55-75i121-145o151-172i179-198o210-230i251-270o282-299i319-340o360-379i386-404o516-538i);~go_function: GO:0022857 - transmembrane transporter activity [Evidence IEA];~go_process: GO:0055085 - transmembrane transport [Evidence IEA]), translating into MSGLSSIQDSSGAVCEKETVVEEVLSGSTSSSGIDVPQQIETVGSPTYPPLAKTILVALALYIAVFLVSLDRLIVATATPKITDHFHSIGDIGWYGSSYMLAASASQLTYGRIYTFYPIKWVFLLSIFIFEVGSAICGAAPSSFILILGRAIAGLGTAGIYSGAVIIIALTVPLRLRPVFQGAVGAIIGISSVLGPILGGVFTTEVSWRWCFYINLPLGGLAVIAIFFLLDVPPPEKGDWRLREKFNQLDPIGNLLMAPAVTCLLLALQWGGTTYNWSNWRIIFLFVMFGTLFGIFAFAEYRLGEKAMVPPRIFKQRSVLAGIVFTMCTSASTMVMLYYLPIWFQAIKNVDAEKSGIMNLPLVLAMVVGSIGSGSLVSLLGYYNPFMFAGVIFMSIGAGLLSTFQPDTDHPKWIGYQVIFGFGLGLGVQQANVAVQTCLDPVDIPVGASLLMFSQQLNGAVFLAVAQNLFTNFFTANLDDIEGIYATWVIASGATTIRKLVPPAKLPVVLKAYSDAIMKTFVLALAMSCLALFPTLAMEWKNVKRVAKGIENGDDASGSSDSKRQPSEAC; encoded by the exons ATGTCTGGTCTATCATCTATTCAAGATAGCAGTGGAGCAGTATGTGAGAAGGAGACTGTTGTGGAAGAAGTCTTGTCTGGCTCTACCTCATCTAGTGGTATAGATGTGCCACAGCAGATAGAAACTGTCGGCTCACCGACATATCCCCCACTTGCAAAAACCATCCTCGTCGCCCTCGCTTTGTACATTGCTGTATTTCTCGTCTCTCTG GACCGCTTGATCGTGGCTACGGCAACTCCGAAGATCACAGATCATTTCCATAGTATTGGCGATATTGGCTGGTATGGAAGCTCGTATATGTTAGCAGCGTCTGCATCCCAGCTTACATACGGTCGCATCTACACCTTCTATCCGATTAAATGggttttccttctctccatctttaTTTTCGAGGTCGGCTCCGCTATCTGCGGTGCtgcaccctcctccttcatacTCATCCTGGGCCGCGCGATAGCAGGACTCGGAACAGCAGGCATATACTCCGGGGCTGTTATTATCATCGCTCTTACTGTGCCCCTCCGCTTGCGACCGGTGTTTCAAGGAGCCGTTGGTGCTATCATCGGCATATCATCAGTGTTGGGCCCAATTCTTGGTGGAGTATTTACCACGGAGGTCagctggaggtggtgtttCTATATCAACTTGCCCCTAGGAGGCCTTGCGGTTATCGCGATATTCTTTCTGCTAGACGTTCCTCCACCTGAAAAGGGGGACTGGAGACTCAGAGAGAAGTTCAATCAACTCGACCCTATCGGGAACCTGCTAATGGCTCCCGCTGTAACCTGTCTCCTTCTTGCACTTCAATGGGGCGGTACCACGTACAACTGGAGCAACTGGCGcattatctttctcttcgttATGTTCGGGACGTTATTCGGCATCTTCGCATTTGCAGAGTACCGTCTCGGAGAGAAAGCAATGGTCCCCCCTCGCATCTTCAAGCAACGTTCAGTCCTTGCAGGAATTGTGTTCACCATGTGTACTAGTGCAAGCACTATGGTCATGCTTTACTACCTTCCGATCTGGTTCCAAGCCATCAAGAACGTCGATGCCGAAAAATCGGGCATTATGAATTTACCTCTAGTTCTCGCTATGGTTGTGGGCTCCATTGGTTCTGGCTCCCTCGTCAGCCTTCTGGGTTACTACAACCCCTTCATGTTTGCAGGCGTTATTTTCATGTCTATTGGAGCTGGATTACTCAGTACATTTCAACCGGATACCGACCACCCCAAATGGATTGGGTATCAAGTTATTTTCGGTTTTGGCCTAGGTCTTGGTGTTCAACAAGCGAATGTCGCTGTGCAGACGTGCCTAGATCCTGTCGACATTCCGGTCGGTGCATCGCTTCTCATGTTTTCGCAACAGTTAAATGGGGCAGTGTTTCTAGCGGTTGCGCAGAACCTTTTCACAAACTTCTTTACAGCAAACTTGGATGATATCGAGGGCATCTATGCCACATGGGTCATTGCAAGTGGTGCGACTACCATACGAAAATTGGTGCCACCTGCAAAGCTGCCAGTGGTTCTTAAAGCGTACAGCGACGCCATCATGAAGACATTCGTCCTGGCGTTAGCCATGTCCTGTTTGGCCCTGTTCCCGACACTTGCTATGGAGTGGAAGAATGTAAAGAGGGTAGCTAAAGGTATTGAGAATGGCGATGATGCATCAGGGAGTAGTGATAGCAAGAGGCAGCCATCGGAGGCATGCTGA
- a CDS encoding uncharacterized protein (COG:S;~EggNog:ENOG410PNBP;~InterPro:IPR036864,IPR007219,IPR001138;~PFAM:PF00172,PF04082;~go_function: GO:0000981 - DNA-binding transcription factor activity, RNA polymerase II-specific [Evidence IEA];~go_function: GO:0003677 - DNA binding [Evidence IEA];~go_function: GO:0008270 - zinc ion binding [Evidence IEA];~go_process: GO:0006351 - transcription, DNA-templated [Evidence IEA];~go_process: GO:0006355 - regulation of transcription, DNA-templated [Evidence IEA]), producing MPPKSSGVAKQRPMRRKVALACDPCREKKIRCDGGKPICGSCDRKSYGIAQCSYSMDNPRTASQDEYIRVLRSRITELEDLCLRAGVSAPDLHRDSPHQKDSPSHEPQYSNRNRQSSSSRVAQGSLVCQENDSSPHDERLSDGRSLHTSRTLPRDHPPQNSLSSLQEAEEASQRMSNHPRNDPNRNPLRGEQTSASPHFDTPGRVTAMGQISTPDDTLASPAPPREFYGSSSIASLMRFARLSVPMQSSPRAKGGTNTSSMDCQYHESPNTQYRLNDFTLPPRSLADHLLNCFLDRVACIYPFFDRPSFEKAYDNLWKSERDGMNKLPDMHIGLGGRSDSSPKSIVLHCALNGMFALGCHFSDLPLQEREATAHSFFLRCKRFVGLDLLEIHTVGVVQTLLIVALYLQSSPYPSRCWNAIGLACRLAQGLGLHETNKGSSMTVLEAEVRRRTWHGCVMLDVFVSMTHGRPSMTSHLSPIPLPFATGKDVPLTMGFYVATIKLYRILDRILSDVYNMWRGRFNEESKRSTPWSEGNFDSLLELERQLQSFKDTLPPYLSWSASSRPECHIEESDIIERQRNILQSRYYYIRLLLYRPIFTQVCSDYTSPQHPHESRKDKHPAWKDAESTLQSCIVDKCAATCVSTATELIHLIYETYSTPYTDSWWYNGFYTSTCALVLIMAHSVPSLSDSIDIVRVQEAWEKCEKILSHMGTFSQSHGHRFASYRRLSVNMSMVAPHLCPFLMWN from the exons ATGCCCCCAAAATCTAGCGGTGTTGCCAAGCAGCGTCCCATGCGACGGAAAGTCGCATTGGCGTGCGATCCATGCCGGGAGAAAAAGATCCGCTGTGATGGAGGCAAACCGATCTGTGGGTCATGCGACCGAAAGTCCTATGGAATTGCCCAATGCTCATACAGCATGGATAACCCCAGGACCGCTAGTCAAGATGA GTACATCCGGGTCCTACGGTCGCGCATCACTGAACTCGAGGATCTATGTCTACGGGCCGGGGTGTCAGCACCGGATCTACACAGGGACTCACCACACCAGAAAGACTCACCTTCACATGAACCTCAGTATTCAAATCGGAATCGGCAGTCGTCCTCCTCAAGGGTTGCCCAAGGTAGCCTAGTGTGTCAAGAGAATGACAGTTCTCCCCACGATGAGCGGCTTTCGGATGGCCGGAGCCTGCATACTTCAAGAACACTCCCAAGAGATCATCCACCCCAGAATtctctatcttctcttcaagaagcagaagaagcatctCAAAGGATGTCCAACCACCCTCGGAACGATCCGAACCGCAATCCCCTCCGTGGGGAGCAGACCTCCGCATCTCCACACTTTGACACCCCTGGTCGTGTCACGGCAATGGGCCAAATCTCGACGCCAGATGATACTTTGGcatctccagctccaccTCGGGAATTCTATGGATCTTCCTCCATTGCATCACTGATGAGATTTGCACGGTTGTCTGTCCCTATGCAATCTTCGCCCCGGGCCAAAGGTGGTACCAATACCTCATCAATGGATTGCCAGTATCACGAGTCACCTAACACACAGTACCGACTCAATGACTTCACACTCCCACCCCGCTCACTAGCAGATCACCTTCTGAATTGCTTTCTTGACCGTGTGGCCTGCATCTACCCATTTTTCGATCGACCTAGCTTCGAGAAAGCGTACGATAACCTGTGGAAGTCGGAAAGGGATGGTATGAACAAGCTACCAGACATGCATATCGGCCTCGGAGGAAGGTCTGACTCGTCCCCCAAATCGATCGTGCTCCATTGTGCTCTAAATGGGATGTTTGCGCTTGGATGCCATTTCTCAGACCTTCCGCTGCAGGAGCGAGAGGCAACAGCccactccttcttcctccgctgcAAACGCTTCGTAGGACTTGATCTCCTCGAGATCCATACAGTCGGAGTAGTTCAGACTCTTCTTATTGTCGCTCTATACTTGCAGAGCAGCCCGTACCCTAGTAGATGCTGGAATGCCATTGGGTTAGCATGCCGCCTCGCCCAAGGCCTGGGCTTGCATGAAACCAACAAAGGGTCCTCGATGACAGTATTAGAAGCGGAAGTACGGCGCAGGACATGGCATGGATGTGTTATGCTAGATGT CTTCGTGAGCATGACACACGGTCGGCCAAGCATGACCAGCCATCTCTCCCCGATTCCATTGCCTTTTGCCACAGGGAAGGATGTTCCTCTTACTATGGGGTTCTACGTGGCAACTATCAAGCTCTATCGAATTCTGGATAGGATTCTTTCAGATGTGTATAACATGTGGCGAGGCCGTTTCAACGAGGAATCAAAACGATCGACACCATGGTCCGAAGGAAACTTCGATTCCCTTTTAGAACTGGAACGGCAGCTACAGTCCTTCAAGGACACCCTACCACCCTATCTAAGCTGGAGCGCTTCTAGTCGCCCAGAGTGCCACATTGAGGAATCGGATATTATTGAGCGTCAACGAAATATCCTTCAGTCACG GTACTACTACATCCGGCTACTTCTCTACCGACCAATCTTTACCCAGGTGTGCTCGGATTATACTTCGCCCCAGCACCCACATGAATCCCGAAAAGACAAACATCCGGCCTGGAAAGATGCCGAGAGCACCCTACAATCCTGCATAGTAGATAAATGTGCAGCTACCTGTGTTTCCACTGCCACTGAGCTTATTCACTTAATCTATGAGACATACTCAACACCATACACTGATTCTTGGTGGTATAATGGCTTTT ACACCTCTACATGCGCCCTCGTCCTCATAATGGCCCACTCAGTACCCTCACTATCCGACTCGATCGATATTGTCAGAGTTCAAGAAGCCTGGGAGAAATGCGAGAAGATCCTCTCACACATGGGTACATTCAGCCAATCTCACGGACATCGCTTCGCTTCTTACAGGCGGCTTTCAGTCAATATGTCCATGGTCGCTCCTCATCTATGCCCATTTCTAATGTGGAACTGA
- a CDS encoding uncharacterized protein (COG:S;~EggNog:ENOG410PQB5;~TransMembrane:2 (i121-140o160-177i)), protein MHDTLREKCDRQIRPPQLSLILRDNNVLQLEEQQLQDALEQSREYWYQIANLAFHLREAGFSSEFTNPRLALHRIPKLQVRSGRLHVRPYGMTPIRSLCCEASSIWTLSTDQDCGKLKKQMSHLTFVQVGIAAATSFSFIEDAFSSWNGMSGGNVIGPNYLGILALGWCYVLCAQLVKMRGEDSSMQYTQCQAGYSDESLPDPSQVHVIDVGEVDESVARWWSAILAPNEGWKATVKQTPQGEFLAPWSVSRACETHFSIKYQGTLSPDPDPKPLSSERAFKALVEFARLHELQSQFPIALTMALTIPTHKYYRLSAKLPLPRATGFKSITTPVNAEWMNLKEDLPYYMTLSCSPEVMMSTFCGAFWEQDVPCNLVSPWLHPIINEVLGDLPENELEVLAFIGTIRQPRFSAFWIGAIASGLGPEILHRVRGGHPPLDRVAFPWTGCPQSFMDVAGSGPYTCKDPDYILREDVWRLTNYPSTDGDNESYQHGPRVPWAPCGASLTRDCALYVTAHLDCPRHEYEYDHWVWYLPDGTLMQDRGFSEQVTPAVSESRFDNIQLKTRREFKRTQFDQEASREASGQVFLWYFFGGEGLPSESIYQEEWLKEVWENNMSEFGGGEFDDGEVPEPVVKSGEFVDSWLDTVS, encoded by the exons ATGCATGATACACTAAGAGAAAAGTGTGACCGTCAAATACGGCCACCGCAACTATCCTTG ATCCTTCGCGATAACAATGTTCTCCAACTGGAGGAGCAACAACTTCAAGATGCACTCGAGCAGAGTCGAGAATATTGGTATCAAATTGCAAATTTGGCCTTTCACCTGCGGGAAGCAGGCTTTAGTTCGGAGTTCACAAATCCTCGTCTCGCTCTACACAGAATCCCGAAACTTCAAGTTCGTTCTGGACGGCTTCACGTTCGCCCCTATGGAATGACTCCTATACGCAGTCTTTGCTGTGAAGCTTCTTCAATCTGGACTCTGTCTACAGATCAGGATTGCGGCAAactcaagaagcagatgtcACACCTCACTTTCGTCCAAGTTggcattgctgctgctacatCTTTTAGCTTCATCGAGGACGCGTTCAGTTCATGGAacggcatgagcggaggaaATGTCATTGGACCAAATTATCTCGGcatccttgcccttggaTGGTGCTATGTATTATGTGCACAGCTTGTGAAGATGCGAGGTGAAGACTCTTCTATGCAGTACACTCAATGCCAGGCAGGATACAGCGATGAAAGCCTACCTGACCCCTCACAAGTCCATGTCATCgatgttggggaggtggacGAGAGTGTAGCTCGCTGGTGGTCCGCAATACTCGCACCGaatgaaggatggaaagcTACCGTGAAGCAAACGCCCCAAGGGGAGTTCCTAGCCCCGTGGTCAGTTTCCCGTGCCTGCGAAACGCATTTCTCGATTAAATATCAGGGGACCCTCTCTCCAGACCCTGACCCAAAGCCCTTATCTTCAGAGAGAGCATTTAAGGCACTTGTTGAATTCGCACGTCTGCATGAATTGCAAAGCCAGTTCCCCATTGCTCTTACGATGGCTCTGACAATCCCCACACATAAGTATTATAGGTTGTCTGCCAAACTGCCTCTTCCCCGGGCTACTGGTTTTAAATCAATCACTACGCCCGTGAATGCTGAATGGATGAACTTGAAAGAAGACTTGCCCTACTATATGACCCTGAGTTGCAGCCCGGAAGTAATGATGTCGACCTTCTGTGGAGCATTCTGGGAGCAAGATGTCCCCTGCAATCTCGTCAGCCCATGGCTACATCCGATCATCAATGAAGTTTTAGGTGATTTGCCAGAAAATGAACTAGAAGTCCTTGCATTCATAGGTACAATCCGCCAGCCACGTTTCAGCGCATTTTGGATCGGGGCTATTGCCAGCGGTCTAGGCCCAGAAATCCTCCACAGAGTAAGAGGAGGCCATCCACCTCTTGACCGGGTCGCCTTTCCCTGGACGGGGTGTCCACAGAGCTTCATGGACGTTGCAGGATCGGGCCCATACACTTGCAAAGATCCGGATTACATTCTGAGAGAAGATGTCTGGCGGTTAACGAATTACCCTTCAACTGACGGGGACAATGAGAGCTATCAACATGGACCTAGAGTACCTTGGGCGCCGTGCGGAGCATCTCTCACAAGGGACTGTGCTCTCTATGTCACGGCACACTTGGATTGCCCCCGACATGAATATGAGTATGATCATTGGGTGTGGTACTTGCCGGATGGTACTCTAATGCAGGACCGAGGTTTCTCGGAACAAGTAACGCCAGCTGTATCAGAGAGTCGTTTCGACAATATCCAGTTAAAGACACGCAGGGAATTTAAGCGAACCCAGTTTGATCAGGAAGCTTCCAGAGAGGCCTCAGGGCAAGTGTTCTTGTGGTACTTCTTCGGTGGAGAAGGACTACCCTCGGAAAGCATTTATCAGGAAGAATGGCTTAAGGAGGTATGGGAAAATAATATGAGTGAGTTTGGCGGCGGTGAgtttgatgatggagaggtaCCGGAACCGGTTGTCAAGTCTGGGGAGTTTGTTGATTCATGGCTTGATACTGTTAGTTGA
- a CDS encoding uncharacterized protein (COG:S;~EggNog:ENOG410PSS4;~SECRETED:SignalP(1-18);~antiSMASH:Cluster_1.11) has protein sequence MKHFAALFVTVFATGALADLHYTGLCYDSPGKDVKVFNKAATEKACASYKNRNTGSQQWDQCPDCTVLSDQDLLYYCKSEGQHIGGDELSYYCGQAGADGSLAW, from the exons ATGAAGCATTTTGCAGCTCTCTTTGTCACAGTCTTCGCTACTGG TGCGCTAGCAGACCTCCATTACACAGGACTCTGCTATGACTCGCCTGGTAAGGACGTG AAAGTCTTCAACAAGGCAGCAACGGAGAAGGCCTGCGCTTCTTACAAGAACCGCAACACAGGCAGCCAACAATGGGACCAATGTCCGGATTGCACAGTACTAAGTGACCAAGACCTTTTGTACTACTGCAAGTCCGAGGGTCAGCACATCGGAGGAGACGAACTATCATATTACTGTGGACAGGCGGGTGCGGACGGAAGTTTGGCGTGGTGA
- a CDS encoding amidohydrolase family protein (COG:S;~EggNog:ENOG410PP0G;~InterPro:IPR006680,IPR032466,IPR032465;~PFAM:PF04909;~go_function: GO:0016787 - hydrolase activity [Evidence IEA];~go_function: GO:0016831 - carboxy-lyase activity [Evidence IEA]), with protein MSKIDTHHHFVPQFYAEAVERAGGDPSGWPTPKWSAEASLASMNKNGTQKAILSLTAPGAVIAPNDNSRRALARQANEYTAQLRDEQPERFGFFAALPCLLDTEGTLEEIRYSLDVLKAEGVTLFTRYGTGNHYLGHPDFRPIWEELNRRRAVVFIHPTHPADTHRVNPQLPQPAIDYPHETTRTAVDLLTTGTKAAFPDCKVILSHAGGTLPYLISRLTTVTKSPEVEYKPYGRGPDEMVEDFKSFYFDLALSSSPAVLTLLLSLVPHDHIVYGSDLPYANNNKIAGFKEALDEYPLDQDLRDRIYYANAQKLLARH; from the exons ATGTCGAAGATCGATACCCATCATCACTTTGTGCCGCAGTTCTATGCCGAAG CGGTCGAACGTGCAGGAGGTGACCCCTCCGGCTGGCCAACTCCGAAATGGAGCGCTGAAGCATCACTGGCTTCTATGAATAAGAATGGCACCCAGAAAGCGATCTTGTCTTTAACAGCCCCTGGAGCTGTCATCGCTCCGAACGACAACAGCCGGCGCGCCTTGGCCCGACAGGCAAACGAATATACGGCCCAATTGAGGGACGAGCAACCAGAGAGATTCGGGTTTTTTGCGGCATTGCCATGCCTGCTAGACACCGAGGGCACACTCGAAGAAATTCGGTACAGTCTAGATGTACTCAAGGCCGAAGGTGTAACCCTATTCACCAGATACGGCACCGGAAATCACTATCTAGGTCATCCGGACTTCCGCCCCATCTGGGAGGAGCTCAACCGTCGCAGAGCCGTTGTGTTCATACACCCTACCCACCCGGCTGATACCCACCGCGTTAACCCTCAGCTACCTCAACCAGCCATTGATTATCCCCATGAGACCACTCGCACTGCTGTGGACCTTCTTACTACAGGAACAAAGGCGGCTTTTCCTGACTGCAAAGTCATCCTCTCTCACGCCGGTGGCACTCTCCCTTACCTGATTTCCCGCCTGACCACTGTCACTAAGTCCCCAGAGGTGGAGTACAAACCCTATGGTCGCGGTCCTGATGAGATGGTAGAAGACTTCAAATCATTCTATTTTGACTTGGCTCTTTCCAGCTCACCGGCTGTGCTGACTCTTCTACTGAGCCTCGTGCCTCATGATCACATTGTATATG GTTCCGATTTACCTTACGCCAATAACAACAAAATTGCTGGGTTCAAGGAGGCTCTGGATGAGTATCCTCTAGACCAAGACTTGAGGGACCGTATCTACTACGCAAATGCCCAGAAACTTCTCGCTCGTCACTGA
- a CDS encoding Zn(II)2Cys6 transcription factor domain-containing protein (COG:S;~EggNog:ENOG410PWFD;~InterPro:IPR036864,IPR001138;~PFAM:PF00172;~go_function: GO:0000981 - DNA-binding transcription factor activity, RNA polymerase II-specific [Evidence IEA];~go_function: GO:0008270 - zinc ion binding [Evidence IEA];~go_process: GO:0006355 - regulation of transcription, DNA-templated [Evidence IEA]) — MLGAFRCNNSTSKNLEFIDLSRKVGMDSRNSAVLACEPCRAQKLKCNGDLYGCERCQESSTDCTYRTPTPASSTPLSLKHSTSDLPALPLKRRRTNGVGALRIHCPSPVGPTPRIQSPLVRPEPVLVNSYQDWGQFCNMNTTEHPGLNLTLEDNLPCYPTAPLISEAHLKPSHLVSPATSDSSEVGPSVFVRNPHTPVTSQDPSKNQGQSCKCIQSLADTLERVGGDNDQRSNIDHSERLDYLLTSLHTGVDTCTRVLDCGSCDICATNSMIFMALIQQLAIRSRDLCDLLLSLQDKPQRTLPDDPADLQPEASVFIGRYQIQIEAVCRELVHTLANIHFRDLRRLLARLPDLIGTKPRANKMLTEATETSEKASHILEGILVKRAAEKAKNHELYGLITERGP, encoded by the exons ATGCTCGGTGCATTTCGCTGCAACAACAGTACGTCTAAGAATCTGGAGTTCATTGATTTATCGAGAAAGGTCGGTATGGATTCTCGCAATTCTGCTGTACTG GCATGTGAACCTTGCCGGGCTCAAAAG CTCAAATGCAATGGTGATCTGTATGGCTGCGAAAGATGCCAAGAATCATCCACAGATTGCACGTACCGCACCCCTACGCCCGCATCCTCCACGCCGTTAAGCTTGAAACATTCCACCTCAGATCTCCCGGCACTTCCCTTGAAGCGGCGGCGGACCAATGGTGTGGGAGCACTGCGTATACATTGCCCGTCGCCAGTTGGACCAACCCCCAGAATACAGTCACCACTCGTACGGCCCGAGCCCGTCTTGGTCAATTCCTACCAAGACTGGGGTCAATTTTGCAACATGAATACGACGGAACACCCAGGGCTGAACCTAACCCTAGAAGATAATTTGCCCTGTTACCCAACGGCGCCTTTGATCTCAGAGGCACATCTGAAGCCCTCACATTTGGTGTCACCAGCTACATCGGATTCGAGTGAAGTCGGTCCCAGCGTCTTTGTTCGGAATCCTCATACCCCTGTCACATCACAGGACCCATCTAAGAATCAGGGCCAGAGTTGCAAGTGTATCCAGTCCCTTGCCGACACACTGGAGAGGGTTGGAGGCGACAACGACCAAAGGAGTAATATCGACCACAGTGAGCGTCTCGATTACTTGCTGACGTCTTTGCACACCGGTGTCGATACATGTACTCGGGTACTCGACTGCGGCAGCTGTGACATCTGTGCCACAAACTCGATGATCTTCATGGCTTTGATCCAGCAGCTTGCCATAAGGTCGAGAGACCTCTGCGATCTACTACTATCGCTCCAGGACAAGCCACAGAGGACCTTGCCAGACGACCCTGCAGATCTCCAACCCGAAGCTAGCGTCTTTATAGGGCGGTATCAGATCCAAATTGAGGCTGTATGTCGGGAGCTCGTCCACACCTTGGCCAACATTCATTTCCGGGATCTCCGCCGCTTACTAGCTCGTCTGCCTGATCTTATTGGAACGAAGCCAAGGGCGAATAAGATGCTTACTGAGGCCACTGAGACTTCCGAGAAGGCGTCTCATATTCTTGAAGGGATTCTAGTCAAGCGTGCTGCTGAGAAGGCAAAGAATCACGAGTTATACGGCTTGATTACGGAGAGAGGTCCTTGA